In the Diceros bicornis minor isolate mBicDic1 chromosome 22, mDicBic1.mat.cur, whole genome shotgun sequence genome, one interval contains:
- the TPD52L3 gene encoding tumor protein D55 isoform X2 produces MPGAMTETAEGTYESHPTAQPGHLTEAEQEELISALTHLEAEIVTLRHALAAKQRRFVELRRKLGLTALVGLRQNLSKSWHDVQVSNAYMKQKTSAALFTMGSAICRKLGDMKSATFRSFEGLMGTMKSRVAGGRELGSDCLPSSAESGVSESGNDPVPGSGDDPVLESEDDLLPFLEPE; encoded by the coding sequence ATGCCAGGCGCCATGACAGAGACCGCTGAGGGCACGTATGAATCCCACCCGACTGCCCAACCAGGGCATCTCACAGAGGCCGAGCAAGAGGAGCTCATATCCGCGCTCACTCATTTGGAGGCGGAAATTGTCACCCTTCGCCACGCGCTGGCAGCCAAACAGAGACGCTTCGTGGAGCTCAGGAGGAAGCTGGGCCTAACGGCCTTGGTGGGGCTGAGGCAGAATCTGTCCAAGAGCTGGCACGACGTTCAGGTCTCCAACGCCTACATGAAACAAAAGACGTCAGCTGCCCTGTTCACCATGGGCTCTGCCATCTGCAGGAAGCTTGGAGACATGAAGTCAGCCACGTTCAGATCCTTTGAAGGTCTGATGGGGACAATGAAGTCCAGAGTTGCAGGTGGCAGAGAGCTGGGCAGTGACTGCCTTCCTTCTTCAGCAGAGAGTGGGGTTTCTGAGAGTGGGAACGATCCAGTTCCTGGGAGTGGAGATGATCCTGTTCTGGAGAGTGAGGATGACCTGCTCCCCTTTCTGGAGCCAGAATGA
- the TPD52L3 gene encoding tumor protein D55 isoform X1, with translation MPGAMTETAEGTYESHPTAQPGHLTEAEQEELISALTHLEAEIVTLRHALAAKQRRFVELRRKLGLTALVGLRQNLSKSWHDVQVSNAYMKQKTSAALFTMGSAICRKLGDMKSATFRSFEG, from the exons ATGCCAGGCGCCATGACAGAGACCGCTGAGGGCACGTATGAATCCCACCCGACTGCCCAACCAGGGCATCTCACAGAGGCCGAGCAAGAGGAGCTCATATCCGCGCTCACTCATTTGGAGGCGGAAATTGTCACCCTTCGCCACGCGCTGGCAGCCAAACAGAGACGCTTCGTGGAGCTCAGGAGGAAGCTGGGCCTAACGGCCTTGGTGGGGCTGAGGCAGAATCTGTCCAAGAGCTGGCACGACGTTCAGGTCTCCAACGCCTACATGAAACAAAAGACGTCAGCTGCCCTGTTCACCATGGGCTCTGCCATCTGCAGGAAGCTTGGAGACATGAAGTCAGCCACGTTCAGATCCTTTGAAG GGTAG